From the genome of Ignavibacteria bacterium:
ATTTTCGTTTCTTCGCTCAGCCAATCGGTTGTCCACGCTGGTGCATACACGGTTTTCAATTCTATGTTCCCGCAATTATGCTTTTGCAATTTTTCCACTATTTGTTCTTCTATCATTTTCATTGCGGGACAACCGGAATACGTTGGCGTTACAGTAATGCAAACGTTTTCATTTTCGAACGAAACATTGCGAACAATTCCCATCTCGACAATATTGAGTACGGGGATTTCCGGGTCGGTAATTTCGGAAAGATAGTTGAGAATAGTTTGTTGTGTCAAGATAGAAGTAGTTGAGTAGTTGAGTATATGAGCATAAGGGATGTTAGATACTTGAAACGCAAATCACATATCTCACATCTCATATCGAGTTTACCATTTTGCATTTGGAAATGAACGGGCGAGTATTTGCATTTCAGAAAGTAAATGTCCGAGATGTTCCGTGTGGTTGCCGATTCTTCCTCCGCTTTGCTGAAATCCGTTTTGAGGAATCGCAATTGTTGCTTCTCGAAAACATTGTTCTATTTCTTCTTTCCATTGTGAAGAAAGTGAATCAAGTGAAGGAATAATATTTTTTTCTACAAGAAGTTTTTCTACTGTGTCAACAAAAAACATTTC
Proteins encoded in this window:
- the paaJ gene encoding phenylacetate-CoA oxygenase subunit PaaJ; translation: MLTQQTILNYLSEITDPEIPVLNIVEMGIVRNVSFENENVCITVTPTYSGCPAMKMIEEQIVEKLQKHNCGNIELKTVYAPAWTTDWLSEETKMKLRNYGIAPPSRIVGKCIAKNTSSANECPYCHSANTDVRSEFGSTSCKSVHYCNECMQPFEMLKEI